ACGGCTCGAATCGCCTTAGAAAAACTCGTTCAAGACGGACGAATTCATCCTGCACGCATTGAGGAAATGGTGGAAAAATCTCGTCGTGAGGTCGATGAACACATTCGTGAGGTCGGTGAACAAACAACGTTTGAAGTTGGTGTTCATGGACTGCATCCTGATCTCATCAAGATTCTTGGCCGTCTTAAGTACCGGACAAGCTATGGACAGAATGTGTTAAAGCATTCTACAGAAGTGGCGTACCTGACCGGATTGATGGCAGCTGAGCTTGGTGAAGATGAAAAGCTCGCTCGACGTGCTGGTTTGCTTCATGATATTGGCAAGGCTGTAGATCATGAAGTTGAAGGCAGTCACGTGGAAATTGGCGTTGAATTAACGACCAAGTATAAGGAGCACCCTGTAGTCATTAACAGTGTAGCTTCCCACCACGGAGACGCTGAAGCAACATCCATTATTTCAGTGCTTGTTGCAGCAGCAGATGCATTGTCAGCTGCTCGCCCAGGCGCACGAAGCGAAACACTTGAGAATTATATTCGCAGGCTTGAAAAGCTTGAGGATATCTGTGAATCGTTTGATGGGGTTGAAAAATCATTTGCGATTCAAGCGGGAAGAGAAATTCGTATTATGGTGCGTCCAGATGAAGTCAACGATGTTGAAGCACCTAGACTTGCACGAGACATACGAAAGCAGGTTGAGTCAGAGTTAGACTACCCTGGACATATTAAAATTACAGTGATTCGTGAAACACGATCTGTAGAGTATGCTAAATAAAGCGGCGATTCGCCGCTTTATTTATTTTTGGAAAAGAACGGCAGGAGGGACGCGTTCATTGGGACCTCCTGTCTTATCTATAAAGGAGCTTACAAATGAATCTATTGTTTATTGGTGATGTTGTAGGGAAGCCAGGCCGGCACATGATTGATGTGTATTTGCCGAAATTGAAGGAAAAGTATAAACCTCAACTGACGATAGTGAATGGTGAAAACGCCGCGAATGGTCGCGGAATCACTGAAAAGATCTATCGAGCATTTATGACTGCTGGTGCGCAGGTGGTTACGATGGGAAATCATACGTGGGACAATAAGGAAATCTTTGAATTTATTGATGGAGCGAAAAACCTAGTAAGGCCAGCAAACTTTCCTGAAGGCACCCCAGGAAAAGGCATCGTGTTTGTTAATATAAACGGTGTCGAAATTGCCGTCATTAATTTACAAGGAAGAGCATTCCTACCTCCTCTAGACTGTCCTTTTCTGAAAGCAGAAGAACTGATAAAAGAAGCGAAAAAACGGACACCATTCATTTTTGTTGATTTTCATGCGGAAGCGACTTCTGAGAAGATTGCCATGGGGTACTTTTTAGACGGCAAAGCCACTGCGGTTGTTGGCACGCACACTCATGTACAAACAGCTGACCAACGTATTTTGCCTCAAGGCACTGCCTATATGTCTGATGTAGGCATGACTGGACCATACGATGGCGTGTTAGGCATGGACAGTGAGACGGTGTTGAAGAAATTTACAACTGCACTGCCAGCAAGGTTTGAGGTAGCAGAAGGTAGGGAACAGTTAAGTGGCGTCTTTATAAAGG
This window of the Aureibacillus halotolerans genome carries:
- a CDS encoding TIGR00282 family metallophosphoesterase; the protein is MNLLFIGDVVGKPGRHMIDVYLPKLKEKYKPQLTIVNGENAANGRGITEKIYRAFMTAGAQVVTMGNHTWDNKEIFEFIDGAKNLVRPANFPEGTPGKGIVFVNINGVEIAVINLQGRAFLPPLDCPFLKAEELIKEAKKRTPFIFVDFHAEATSEKIAMGYFLDGKATAVVGTHTHVQTADQRILPQGTAYMSDVGMTGPYDGVLGMDSETVLKKFTTALPARFEVAEGREQLSGVFIKADSRTGKAMSIERILINDDHMFIEG